The Pantoea phytobeneficialis genome has a segment encoding these proteins:
- the yidA gene encoding sugar-phosphatase, which yields MAIKLIAIDMDGTLLNPYHQITPAVKSAIARARDKGVAIVLATGRPFVGVERYLQELDLQQPGQYCISNNGALVQRADTGASVAEVTLSFADFLYVEQLARELGVHFHAFDHSSLYTPNKDISEYTIHEASLTGIPVRYRAVEEMDPATRFPKLMMIDKPALLDKAVAALPARARDSYTILKSAPYYLEILDPRVNKGYGVKMLAEKLGLQAAEVMTIGDQENDLAMIEYAGTGVAMGNAIDSVKSIAQFITKTNAEDGVAYAIEELVL from the coding sequence ATGGCGATAAAACTGATTGCGATCGATATGGACGGCACCTTGCTTAACCCGTACCACCAGATCACCCCGGCAGTAAAATCCGCGATTGCCCGTGCACGCGATAAAGGTGTTGCCATTGTGCTGGCCACAGGTCGCCCCTTTGTCGGTGTCGAGCGCTACCTGCAAGAACTGGATTTACAGCAACCGGGTCAATATTGCATCAGCAACAATGGCGCGTTGGTCCAACGCGCCGATACCGGCGCAAGCGTAGCGGAAGTGACGCTGAGTTTTGCTGATTTTCTCTACGTCGAGCAACTGGCGCGCGAACTTGGCGTCCATTTCCATGCGTTTGACCACTCCTCGTTGTATACGCCGAACAAAGATATCAGTGAGTACACCATCCACGAAGCCAGCCTGACCGGCATCCCGGTGCGTTATCGTGCCGTGGAAGAGATGGACCCGGCGACGCGCTTCCCGAAACTGATGATGATCGACAAACCTGCGTTGTTGGATAAGGCGGTGGCTGCGCTGCCGGCCCGCGCCCGCGACAGCTACACTATTTTGAAGAGCGCACCTTACTATCTCGAAATCCTCGATCCGCGCGTCAACAAAGGTTATGGCGTGAAAATGCTGGCGGAAAAACTCGGCCTGCAAGCCGCAGAAGTTATGACGATTGGCGATCAGGAAAACGACCTGGCGATGATTGAGTATGCCGGAACCGGGGTGGCAATGGGCAATGCGATTGACTCGGTAAAAAGTATTGCGCAGTTCATCACCAAAACCAACGCGGAAGATGGCGTGGCGTACGCCATCGAAGAGTTGGTGCTGTAA
- a CDS encoding YhcH/YjgK/YiaL family protein, with product MIVCDSQDWARERHAFHPIVDQALRWIADTDFSQLATGKYDLLPDNQMFCLVQEMDTEPASDRRAESHFNYVDIQYLLAGRENIGVARAHPQHVIIEDLRAERDVVFYQDTIDESMITLTPGMFALFFPHDVHRPCCAAPDAQPIRKAVIKINLSLFNAVGATQ from the coding sequence ATGATTGTATGTGATAGCCAGGATTGGGCGCGTGAGCGCCATGCCTTCCACCCCATCGTCGACCAGGCGTTACGTTGGATAGCCGACACCGATTTCAGCCAACTGGCCACCGGCAAATATGACTTGCTGCCGGATAACCAGATGTTCTGCCTGGTGCAGGAAATGGACACCGAACCGGCCAGCGATCGCCGTGCCGAGTCGCATTTTAACTACGTTGATATTCAGTACCTGTTGGCCGGACGCGAGAACATTGGCGTGGCGCGGGCGCATCCGCAGCATGTCATCATTGAAGATCTGCGCGCTGAGCGTGACGTGGTTTTTTATCAGGACACAATTGATGAATCGATGATCACTCTGACGCCGGGCATGTTCGCGCTGTTTTTCCCGCATGACGTGCATCGTCCCTGCTGTGCCGCGCCTGATGCGCAGCCGATCCGTAAAGCGGTGATCAAAATTAACCTCAGCCTGTTTAACGCGGTGGGGGCAACACAATGA
- the ibpA gene encoding small heat shock chaperone IbpA, whose product MRNFDLSPLYRSAIGFDRLFNLLESNQNQANGGYPPYNVELVDENHYRITIAVAGFAQSELDITSHDNMLVVRGAHPEEQQERKYLYQGIAERNFERKFQLADHIVVRDARLENGLLSIDLERIVPEEAKPRRIEILK is encoded by the coding sequence ATGCGTAATTTTGATCTCTCTCCGCTTTATCGTTCTGCAATTGGTTTCGATCGTCTGTTCAATCTGCTGGAATCAAATCAGAACCAGGCCAATGGTGGCTATCCTCCGTATAACGTTGAGCTGGTGGATGAAAACCACTACCGCATCACCATTGCCGTGGCGGGCTTTGCCCAGAGCGAGTTAGATATCACCTCTCATGACAACATGCTGGTTGTGCGCGGTGCGCATCCCGAGGAGCAGCAGGAACGTAAATACCTGTACCAGGGCATCGCCGAGCGTAACTTTGAGCGTAAATTCCAGCTGGCTGACCATATCGTGGTGCGCGATGCGCGTCTGGAGAATGGTTTGTTAAGCATCGATCTGGAACGCATCGTCCCCGAAGAGGCGAAACCGCGTCGGATTGAAATTCTGAAGTAA
- a CDS encoding MFS transporter: protein MKTSVNTLSGAAVAQPTLVGKLRWGIITILLLAAVVNYLDRANLSIANTTIAAEFGFSQTEMGLLLSAFLWPYALANLPAGWLVDKFGPKRMFSWALGLWSSFTVLAAFVNSYSFFYGLRMLLGVSESPFFTSGIKITHRWFGDNERGLPTAIINTGSQIANAIAPPILTVLLLTFGWRGMFVAIGLMGIPLLLAWWKFYRDPDAREDALLHAGQRSVAAPEERAQASWGALFRHSTTWFMVIGNFSIMFTIWVYLTWLPGYLEKSLGFSLKATGWIASIPFLCGILGVLVGGMLSDRLVRNGVRAITARKIPIVTGAALAACFVAPIPFVDSTPLAIGLLALGYFCSQMPQGALWTLASDIAPKSQVASLGAIQNFGGFLGAAMAPIVTGIILDTTGKFTNVFLLGAGLLMIGALSYGLFVRKPLQAK from the coding sequence ATGAAAACCTCGGTGAATACCTTGTCCGGCGCCGCAGTGGCGCAGCCCACGCTTGTGGGCAAATTACGCTGGGGAATCATTACCATCCTGCTGCTGGCAGCGGTGGTGAACTACCTCGATCGTGCCAACCTGAGTATCGCCAACACCACTATCGCGGCAGAGTTTGGTTTCTCGCAGACCGAGATGGGCCTGCTGCTGTCGGCGTTTCTCTGGCCCTATGCGTTGGCAAACCTGCCGGCGGGTTGGCTGGTGGATAAGTTTGGTCCGAAGAGAATGTTCTCCTGGGCGCTGGGGTTATGGTCCAGCTTTACCGTGCTGGCGGCTTTCGTAAACAGCTACAGCTTCTTCTATGGCCTGCGTATGCTGCTGGGCGTCTCTGAGTCGCCATTCTTTACCTCCGGCATCAAAATCACCCATCGCTGGTTTGGTGATAATGAACGAGGCCTGCCGACGGCGATCATCAATACCGGTTCGCAAATCGCTAACGCCATTGCGCCACCGATTCTTACCGTGCTGCTGCTGACTTTTGGCTGGCGTGGGATGTTCGTTGCCATTGGTCTGATGGGGATTCCGCTGCTGCTGGCGTGGTGGAAATTCTATCGCGACCCGGATGCGCGTGAAGATGCGCTGCTGCACGCCGGACAGCGCAGCGTCGCTGCCCCGGAAGAACGCGCGCAAGCGAGCTGGGGCGCATTGTTCCGTCACAGCACCACCTGGTTTATGGTGATCGGTAACTTCTCCATCATGTTCACCATCTGGGTGTACCTCACCTGGCTGCCGGGCTATCTGGAAAAATCCCTCGGCTTCAGCCTGAAAGCTACCGGATGGATTGCCTCGATTCCGTTCCTGTGCGGCATTCTGGGTGTGCTGGTAGGTGGTATGCTGTCCGATCGCCTGGTGCGTAACGGCGTGCGTGCCATCACCGCGCGTAAAATCCCTATCGTCACCGGTGCAGCGCTGGCGGCTTGTTTTGTCGCGCCGATTCCTTTTGTCGATAGCACACCGCTGGCGATTGGTCTGCTGGCGCTCGGCTATTTCTGCTCGCAGATGCCGCAGGGGGCGCTCTGGACGTTGGCGAGTGACATCGCGCCAAAATCACAGGTTGCATCGCTGGGGGCGATCCAGAACTTCGGTGGCTTCCTGGGGGCAGCAATGGCCCCGATCGTCACCGGCATCATCCTTGATACTACCGGCAAGTTCACCAACGTGTTCCTGTTGGGCGCGGGATTGCTGATGATTGGTGCGCTGAGCTACGGCCTGTTTGTGCGCAAGCCACTCCAGGCGAAATGA
- a CDS encoding YceK/YidQ family lipoprotein, whose amino-acid sequence MKMMKRFLLPGLLICGAGMTSGCSSLMSHTGASQGYYPGTRASAEMLTDDQTSWAMKPLLAIDLPFSAVMDTLLLPWDYFRHDDDKSIDSPRERVLQSEKLAGTQASLATAASMPAESH is encoded by the coding sequence ATGAAAATGATGAAACGCTTTTTGCTGCCCGGTCTGTTGATCTGTGGCGCAGGTATGACCTCCGGTTGCTCCAGTCTTATGTCTCACACTGGCGCGAGCCAGGGTTATTATCCCGGTACCCGTGCCAGCGCGGAGATGCTGACGGATGACCAAACCAGTTGGGCAATGAAACCATTACTCGCTATCGATCTGCCTTTCTCTGCGGTGATGGACACCCTTCTGCTGCCGTGGGATTACTTCCGCCACGACGATGACAAATCGATCGATTCACCACGCGAGCGCGTGCTGCAAAGCGAAAAACTGGCCGGGACTCAGGCCAGTCTGGCAACCGCCGCTTCTATGCCTGCGGAGTCGCACTGA
- a CDS encoding DUF3748 domain-containing protein, which translates to MSEKQLTFAERHHQLTNINVWTADSQWLAFDVRPSGASFTSLTIERVNVASGAVEVLYQARDGAHVGVVTVSPDLPPRYVCIHGPEHPDAHWHYDFHHRRGVIVQKGIAENLDACDITAPFTPGALRGGSHVHVFSPDGSRLSFTYNDHVMHEKDVAEDLRNVGVAVPLHPVCPSKHHPREYEGSHYCVLVSQTQRDPLPGSDQIDRAYEECWIGDRGYQKPDGSWQRWAIAFIGDTRSVSGEKVPEVFVVDLPTALADYAKSGASPLQGTPDTLPAPPSGVQQRRVTHTQGLALQPRHWLRAAPDGSAIAFLMADKNGVVQLWTVSPNGEIPRQVTQLASSIQSAFSWHPSGKAISFVCDNSVMRCELASGKCTRLTQRSDQPPSGDAVVWSPDGGKIAYMREINGWRQLFCVSATPQA; encoded by the coding sequence ATGTCAGAAAAACAACTCACCTTTGCAGAACGTCATCATCAACTAACCAATATCAATGTCTGGACCGCCGACAGCCAATGGCTGGCGTTTGATGTCCGTCCTTCCGGTGCTTCCTTTACCAGCCTGACCATTGAACGCGTCAATGTGGCAAGCGGTGCAGTTGAGGTGTTGTACCAGGCACGCGACGGCGCGCACGTTGGCGTGGTGACCGTCAGCCCGGATCTCCCGCCACGCTATGTCTGTATCCACGGCCCGGAACATCCCGATGCACACTGGCATTACGATTTCCACCATCGGCGTGGCGTGATTGTGCAGAAGGGGATCGCGGAGAATCTTGATGCCTGCGATATCACCGCTCCCTTTACGCCTGGCGCATTGCGCGGTGGTTCGCATGTTCATGTCTTCAGCCCGGACGGTTCGCGTCTGAGTTTTACCTACAACGATCATGTGATGCATGAAAAAGATGTGGCCGAAGATCTGCGTAACGTCGGTGTTGCTGTGCCGCTGCATCCGGTATGCCCGTCAAAACATCATCCGCGTGAATATGAGGGAAGCCATTATTGTGTGCTGGTCAGCCAGACGCAACGTGATCCCCTGCCGGGCAGTGATCAAATCGATCGTGCCTACGAGGAGTGCTGGATAGGCGATCGCGGCTATCAAAAGCCGGATGGCAGTTGGCAGCGTTGGGCCATCGCGTTTATTGGTGATACCCGCTCAGTGAGTGGCGAAAAAGTACCGGAAGTGTTTGTGGTCGATCTGCCAACTGCGCTGGCGGATTACGCGAAGTCAGGTGCTTCTCCCCTACAGGGGACGCCCGACACATTGCCAGCGCCGCCGTCCGGGGTACAGCAACGACGCGTTACCCATACGCAGGGGCTGGCGTTACAGCCACGCCACTGGTTACGTGCCGCACCGGATGGCAGCGCCATCGCTTTTCTCATGGCGGATAAAAACGGCGTGGTGCAGCTGTGGACGGTGTCGCCCAACGGGGAGATACCACGTCAGGTGACGCAGCTAGCCAGTAGCATCCAGTCAGCCTTTAGCTGGCATCCTTCCGGTAAGGCCATCAGTTTTGTCTGTGACAACAGCGTGATGCGCTGCGAGCTGGCGAGCGGCAAATGCACGCGATTGACGCAGCGCAGTGACCAGCCGCCGTCAGGTGATGCGGTGGTCTGGTCGCCGGATGGAGGAAAGATCGCCTATATGCGAGAAATCAACGGCTGGCGGCAGCTGTTCTGCGTCAGTGCGACTCCGCAGGCATAG